In one Bombus fervidus isolate BK054 chromosome 16, iyBomFerv1, whole genome shotgun sequence genomic region, the following are encoded:
- the LOC139995465 gene encoding uncharacterized protein, with protein sequence MNPSIGLLTVAVLAIGTAIAGLNPGGADCGEQRCSTVEYCSPYDKRCKPCSSICDATGRNYQQNECIKDCQEYLHDKRYVLLEQYEDLRGEMERLWILAAISIAVAFTSLVSSLYLYVQKCQRWEKMRTTLSRAIAGKRAKRTSNGGGGDDNDNNNDRGKSTLRDAESGTSRHNGLKLTMPTISASVAPSRFLENENGHGGNGTGSASGSGSANGSGTGNATPNTTTTSLSRRHPSEDTTLDYAYDNPAMTPSPETVQHRTKRESSF encoded by the exons ATGAATCCGTCGATCGGACTGTTGACGGTGGCAGTGCTCGCGATCGGTACCGCGATCGCCGGCTTGAATCCAGGGGGGGCCGATTGCGGCGAGCAACGCTGCTCCACCGTCGAGTATTGCAGCCCCTACGACAAGCGGTGCAAACCGTGTTCCTCCATCTGCGACGCCACGGGTCGCAACTATCAGCAAAACGAGTGCATCAAAGATTGTCAAG AATACCTGCACGACAAACGATACGTTCTTCTCGAGCAATACGAGGATTTACGAG GGGAGATGGAACGATTGTGGATACTGGCGGCGATATCTATCGCTGTAGCCTTTACGTCTCTCGTATCGAGCCTGTACCTGTACGTGCAAAAGTGTCAACGATGGGAAAAGATGCGAACCACCCTGAGTCGAGCTATCGCCGGTAAACGAGCAAAG AGAACGTCGAacggcggcggcggcgacgacaacgacaacAACAACGATCGCGGTAAATCGACGCTTCGAGACGCGGAATCGGGCACGTCCAGGCACAACGGATTGAAGCTGACGATGCCAACGATAAGCGCGAGCGTGGCTCCTTCCCGATTCTTGGAAAACGAAAACGGACATGGTGGGAACGGTACCGGAAGCGCGAGCGGAAGCGGCAGCGCTAATGGAAGCGGAACCGGTAACGCCACGCCGAACACGACCACCACTTCGCTGTCGAGAAGGCATCCCAGCGAGGACACTACTCTCGATTACGCTTACGACAATCCAGCAATGACGCCCAGCCCGGAAACCGTCCAACACAGAACGAAGCGCGAGAGCTCGTTTTGA